One genomic segment of Desulforamulus reducens MI-1 includes these proteins:
- a CDS encoding FMN-binding glutamate synthase family protein — translation MTYSKGINASTATLTKLRTPDSYCPFSGMCTTCLDGCPGFCEIGKSAVRGKETLYPQPFGKTTSASQKDYPVDYSHFNIMGTAVGAKGIEADPDKAIFPAVNLESFLGSNKDLKLTTPIVVAAMGSTNIASDNWDHLAAGCAISGAGIAIGENVCAMDPNVEIKNGRVVHSPNLARRVKDFQEWSQGAGFIAVQANVEDTNLGVQEYAIEKLGVDFVEIKWGQGAKDIGGEVKLNTLERALQLKGRGYIVLPNPEDPKIQEAYKAGAFKEFERHSRIGMVSEEGFLKRVEELRAAGAKYISLKTGAYRPADLARAVKFASLAKLDLLTVDGAGGGTGMSPWRMMNEWGLPTVYIQSLLTKYCDKLAAKGEYVPPIAIAGGLTLEDHMFKGFAMSAPYVKAIAMARSPLTAAMVGKNIGEMLKTGKVPNEYKKYGENLEQIFINAAVLKEKLGDRFDALPVGAIGVYSYFERLSQGLRQFMCGARKFGLDYITREDLVALTPEAAQISGIKYIMNADADEVEKILS, via the coding sequence ATGACCTATAGTAAAGGCATCAATGCCAGCACTGCTACCCTTACCAAACTGCGTACTCCCGATAGCTACTGCCCCTTTAGCGGCATGTGCACCACCTGTTTGGATGGTTGCCCTGGTTTCTGCGAGATTGGCAAATCCGCCGTTCGTGGTAAGGAAACCCTTTATCCGCAGCCCTTTGGCAAAACAACTTCTGCATCACAAAAGGATTATCCCGTTGATTATTCCCACTTTAACATTATGGGTACTGCCGTAGGGGCTAAAGGTATTGAGGCAGATCCTGATAAGGCTATTTTCCCGGCCGTTAATTTAGAATCATTCCTGGGTTCCAATAAAGATTTGAAACTGACGACCCCCATCGTGGTTGCTGCTATGGGTTCCACCAATATTGCTTCTGATAACTGGGATCACCTGGCTGCTGGTTGTGCCATTTCTGGTGCAGGTATTGCCATCGGTGAGAACGTTTGTGCAATGGACCCCAATGTAGAGATCAAAAATGGTCGTGTAGTTCACTCTCCCAACTTAGCCAGGAGAGTCAAGGATTTCCAAGAATGGTCCCAAGGTGCTGGTTTTATCGCTGTACAGGCCAACGTAGAAGATACCAACCTGGGTGTTCAGGAATACGCCATTGAAAAATTGGGCGTAGATTTCGTAGAAATTAAATGGGGTCAGGGTGCCAAAGATATCGGTGGCGAAGTAAAGCTGAATACCCTGGAACGTGCTCTGCAGTTAAAGGGCCGTGGCTACATTGTTCTTCCCAACCCGGAAGATCCAAAAATACAAGAAGCTTATAAAGCTGGTGCCTTTAAGGAATTCGAACGTCACTCCCGTATTGGTATGGTTAGCGAAGAAGGCTTCTTAAAGAGAGTTGAAGAATTACGGGCTGCTGGAGCCAAGTACATCTCCCTGAAGACCGGTGCTTATCGTCCTGCAGATTTGGCCCGGGCTGTAAAATTTGCATCACTGGCTAAACTTGACCTGTTAACCGTTGATGGTGCTGGTGGTGGTACTGGCATGAGCCCCTGGCGGATGATGAACGAATGGGGTCTGCCCACCGTTTACATTCAGTCACTGCTAACCAAATACTGTGATAAACTGGCTGCCAAGGGTGAATATGTACCTCCTATTGCCATTGCCGGCGGTTTAACCTTGGAAGACCATATGTTTAAAGGCTTTGCCATGAGTGCTCCCTATGTTAAGGCCATTGCTATGGCACGGTCTCCTCTGACCGCTGCCATGGTAGGCAAAAACATTGGCGAGATGCTTAAAACTGGTAAAGTACCTAATGAATATAAGAAATACGGTGAAAACCTGGAGCAGATTTTCATTAACGCTGCTGTATTAAAGGAAAAACTGGGTGATCGCTTTGATGCACTGCCAGTGGGAGCTATCGGTGTTTACTCTTACTTTGAACGTTTATCCCAGGGTTTGCGTCAGTTCATGTGTGGTGCCCGTAAATTTGGTTTGGACTATATTACTCGGGAAGATCTGGTAGCTTTAACCCCGGAGGCTGCTCAAATCAGTGGTATCAAGTACATCATGAATGCTGACGCCGACGAAGTGGAGAAAATTCTTAGCTAG
- the glnA gene encoding type I glutamate--ammonia ligase, whose protein sequence is MDMAVKKAVLEQAREMGVKFIRLQFTDIFGVLKNLAITVEQLEKALDGELMFDGSSIHGFCRIEESDMYLRPDPSTFVVFPWRPREGAVARLICDVYNPDGTPFEGDPRYALKKVLAEAKEMGYTMNVGPECEFFLFHVDKEGRPTTETHDQAGYFDMTPIDMGENARRFMVLTLEEMGFEIEASHHEVAPGQHEIDFKYSDALDVADKIMTFKFVVRTMAQRHGLHATFMPKPIFGINGSGMHMNQSLFTLDGENAFYDPNTPDQLSEIAKYYIGGLIKHARSFAALTNSNVNSYKRLVPGYEAPCYVAWSLRNRSSLIRIPAKRGMSTRVELRNPDPACNPYLAIAAALKAGLDGIKNKIKPPVPTEKNIYHMTADERAVDGILSLPGSLQEAVLELQANPVISSVLGDHILEKFIEGKIEEWDEFRTTVHEWEIKKYLTLY, encoded by the coding sequence ATGGACATGGCAGTTAAAAAGGCAGTGTTAGAACAGGCTCGGGAGATGGGGGTAAAATTCATTCGGTTGCAGTTTACGGATATTTTTGGTGTCTTAAAAAATTTAGCCATTACTGTAGAACAACTGGAGAAAGCTTTAGACGGTGAGTTAATGTTCGATGGTTCTTCTATCCATGGCTTTTGTCGTATCGAAGAATCAGATATGTACTTACGTCCGGACCCCAGTACCTTTGTGGTATTCCCCTGGAGACCCAGGGAGGGCGCCGTGGCCCGTCTGATATGTGATGTTTACAATCCAGATGGAACGCCCTTTGAGGGAGATCCCAGATATGCACTCAAAAAGGTTTTGGCCGAAGCAAAGGAAATGGGCTATACCATGAATGTAGGACCAGAATGTGAGTTTTTCCTTTTTCATGTTGACAAAGAGGGAAGACCCACCACTGAAACCCACGACCAAGCCGGCTATTTTGATATGACTCCCATCGATATGGGGGAAAATGCTCGACGCTTTATGGTTCTGACCCTAGAAGAGATGGGTTTTGAAATTGAAGCTTCTCACCACGAAGTTGCTCCGGGCCAGCATGAAATTGACTTTAAGTATTCCGATGCATTGGATGTAGCCGATAAAATTATGACCTTTAAATTTGTCGTACGGACCATGGCCCAGCGGCACGGTTTACATGCTACCTTTATGCCAAAGCCTATCTTCGGGATCAATGGTTCCGGCATGCATATGAACCAATCTCTGTTTACTTTAGATGGAGAGAATGCCTTTTACGATCCCAACACCCCGGATCAGTTAAGTGAAATTGCCAAGTATTACATCGGGGGGTTAATTAAGCACGCCCGTTCTTTTGCGGCCCTAACAAATTCGAACGTAAACTCTTACAAGCGACTGGTGCCCGGTTATGAAGCGCCCTGCTATGTAGCTTGGTCTTTGCGTAACCGCAGTTCTTTAATCCGGATTCCGGCCAAAAGAGGAATGTCAACCCGTGTTGAACTACGGAACCCTGATCCAGCCTGCAACCCCTACTTAGCCATTGCTGCGGCCCTCAAGGCTGGTTTAGATGGTATAAAGAACAAAATTAAACCACCGGTGCCCACGGAAAAGAACATTTATCATATGACTGCAGATGAAAGGGCAGTGGATGGTATTCTGAGCCTTCCCGGCAGCTTACAAGAAGCAGTGTTGGAACTCCAGGCGAACCCAGTGATCTCTTCTGTTTTAGGGGATCATATCTTGGAGAAATTTATTGAAGGAAAAATCGAAGAATGGGACGAATTCAGAACCACCGTACATGAATGGGAGATTAAAAAATACCTTACACTCTACTAA
- the glnA gene encoding type I glutamate--ammonia ligase: MAKLTNDDVRQLCKELNVKFIRLQFTDIFGVLKNVAITVEQLDKALEGEMMFDGSSIEGFVRIEESDMYLRPDPSTFVVYPWKPRDGAVARLICDIYNPDGTPFIGDPRYALRRAIAEAEEMGYSMNVGPEAEFFLFHVDSEGRPTTKTHDRAGYFDMTPIDLGEDARRDMVLTLEQMGFEIEASHHEVAPGQHEIDFKYSDALDVADKIVTFKLAVRTVAQRHGLHATFMPKPVFGMAGSGMHLNQSLITKDGKNAFYDTTTPNGMSQISMNYIAGLMNHINAITAIINPTVNSYKRLVSGYEAPVYVAWSAQNRSPLIRIPAKRGMSTRIELRSPDPSCNPYLALAVCLRAGLDGIKKGMVPPSPCDRNIYEMTLAERQEMSIANLPENLSEAIKALAADEVIKEALGPHIFERYMEAKNIEWDRYRMQVSPWELEEYLTKF; the protein is encoded by the coding sequence GTGGCTAAGCTGACTAACGACGATGTTAGGCAATTATGCAAAGAATTAAATGTAAAATTTATTCGCTTGCAGTTCACCGACATCTTTGGAGTATTAAAAAACGTAGCCATCACTGTTGAACAACTGGATAAGGCACTGGAAGGCGAAATGATGTTTGACGGTTCTTCTATTGAAGGATTCGTGCGGATTGAAGAATCAGATATGTATCTTCGTCCGGATCCCAGTACCTTTGTGGTTTATCCCTGGAAACCCCGTGACGGTGCAGTGGCTCGTCTCATTTGCGACATCTATAATCCGGATGGCACACCTTTTATTGGTGACCCGCGTTATGCTCTGCGTAGGGCCATTGCCGAAGCTGAGGAAATGGGTTATAGCATGAATGTAGGACCAGAAGCAGAGTTTTTTCTGTTCCACGTGGACAGTGAGGGGCGTCCTACCACCAAAACCCACGACAGGGCTGGTTATTTTGATATGACACCCATTGACCTGGGTGAGGATGCCCGCCGTGACATGGTATTAACCTTGGAACAGATGGGATTCGAGATAGAAGCTTCCCACCATGAAGTGGCACCAGGTCAGCATGAAATAGACTTTAAATATTCTGATGCTCTGGATGTAGCCGATAAAATTGTAACCTTTAAGCTGGCTGTACGTACAGTTGCTCAGAGACATGGACTCCATGCCACCTTTATGCCGAAGCCTGTCTTTGGCATGGCTGGCTCCGGGATGCACTTAAACCAGTCCTTAATAACCAAGGATGGTAAAAATGCTTTTTATGATACCACAACCCCCAATGGCATGAGTCAAATTAGTATGAACTATATTGCTGGGTTAATGAACCATATTAATGCTATTACTGCCATCATTAATCCCACTGTGAACTCTTACAAACGACTGGTTTCAGGTTATGAAGCGCCAGTCTATGTTGCTTGGTCTGCCCAAAACCGTAGCCCATTGATTAGGATCCCTGCTAAGAGGGGCATGTCGACCCGTATTGAACTACGTAGTCCAGACCCGTCCTGCAACCCGTATTTGGCGCTGGCTGTTTGCCTAAGGGCTGGCTTAGATGGTATTAAAAAGGGTATGGTTCCACCTTCGCCCTGTGATCGCAATATTTATGAGATGACACTGGCTGAACGTCAGGAAATGAGCATTGCAAACCTGCCGGAAAATCTCTCTGAAGCAATTAAGGCCTTAGCTGCTGATGAAGTAATTAAAGAAGCTTTGGGACCCCATATTTTCGAGCGATACATGGAAGCAAAAAATATTGAATGGGATCGCTATAGAATGCAAGTAAGTCCTTGGGAACTCGAGGAATACTTAACAAAATTCTAA
- a CDS encoding ANTAR domain-containing response regulator, translated as MMYPIMATMPRQEIILSGFFAFGGIPVGNVRIIVVDVDPIWTKQLKTMLNKMGYLVVGEASDGPSALKLARTRQPDLVITHDNLPGFSGLEVARIMYEDKIGPVIITTDFLQPNLVEKAREIRVFHVIQKPLDDRDLLPAVELALGNYQEIIKLEKKIKDLRETLESRKLVEKAKGILMKAMGLTEEEAFKKIQRQSMNKRISMRAVAEAIILAHTINLE; from the coding sequence ATGATGTATCCGATTATGGCAACGATGCCCAGGCAGGAGATTATCCTGTCTGGGTTTTTTGCATTCGGAGGGATTCCGGTGGGCAATGTTAGAATCATTGTAGTTGATGTAGATCCAATCTGGACTAAACAACTAAAAACCATGTTAAATAAGATGGGTTACTTGGTTGTGGGAGAGGCCTCGGATGGACCAAGTGCATTAAAACTGGCCCGGACCCGTCAACCAGATTTAGTGATTACCCATGATAACCTGCCAGGTTTCAGTGGGTTGGAAGTAGCCCGGATTATGTATGAAGATAAAATTGGACCGGTTATTATAACAACGGATTTTCTGCAACCAAATCTAGTTGAGAAGGCTAGGGAAATAAGAGTCTTTCATGTGATTCAAAAACCTTTAGATGACAGAGACTTATTACCAGCGGTGGAACTGGCTCTGGGCAACTATCAAGAGATTATTAAACTGGAAAAAAAGATAAAAGATTTAAGAGAAACCTTAGAATCACGTAAGCTGGTGGAGAAGGCCAAGGGTATATTGATGAAGGCAATGGGCTTAACTGAAGAAGAGGCCTTTAAAAAGATTCAGCGGCAAAGTATGAACAAAAGGATTTCCATGCGAGCAGTGGCCGAAGCGATTATTTTGGCCCATACTATAAATCTAGAGTAA
- a CDS encoding glutamine synthetase family protein, which produces MQLLNAQEVMEKAQECHVKFVRLQFTDIQGSFKNVAVTVEELERALQSRISLDSAVLEGKYGAHQRDVFLKPDPTTFEVFPWRPREGAVARLICDVVDATGKPYPGCVRSKLRDSLARLEKNNLELSVGAEIEFFLFQTNQQGHPISCPHDNAGLCDLTPVDLGENARRDMVLTLEAMGFQIVSSHHESAPGQHEIVLREEDPLGMADKIATFKFVVRTIAQRHGLHASFMPKPLPKYNGSGMALNLCLWRDGTNALWEDAGSYGLSSWAGSFIAGITNHAPAITAVANPLVNSYKRLGNSNLDRVLKGWSEGNRNSMIRVPGQRGNDTRIVWRSPDATCNPYLALCLVMQAGLAGIEQNLPLPTSLDEDTFDHRVPRNLGEALDALMQDAFVKGILGEVIFKRYMDFKKQEWEEFHNHVHPWEIEKYLTNY; this is translated from the coding sequence ATGCAGCTGTTAAATGCCCAAGAGGTTATGGAAAAAGCACAGGAATGTCATGTTAAATTTGTACGACTTCAGTTCACAGACATTCAAGGTTCTTTTAAGAACGTTGCAGTTACCGTAGAAGAACTGGAAAGGGCCTTGCAGTCCAGGATTAGCTTAGACAGTGCTGTATTAGAAGGAAAATACGGAGCCCATCAAAGGGATGTTTTTCTAAAACCAGACCCCACAACCTTTGAAGTTTTTCCTTGGCGTCCCCGGGAAGGGGCAGTGGCCCGATTAATCTGTGATGTTGTGGATGCAACAGGCAAACCATATCCTGGATGTGTGCGTAGCAAATTGAGAGATTCCCTGGCAAGGTTGGAGAAAAACAACCTCGAACTTTCAGTGGGTGCAGAAATTGAATTTTTTCTTTTTCAAACCAATCAGCAGGGCCACCCAATTTCTTGTCCCCACGACAATGCAGGCCTTTGTGATTTAACTCCCGTGGATTTGGGTGAAAATGCTCGCCGGGATATGGTGCTTACATTGGAAGCAATGGGTTTCCAAATTGTGTCCAGCCACCATGAGAGTGCCCCCGGTCAACATGAAATTGTACTGAGGGAAGAGGATCCTTTGGGCATGGCTGATAAAATTGCCACCTTCAAATTTGTAGTAAGGACCATTGCCCAACGTCATGGTTTGCACGCATCTTTTATGCCAAAGCCTCTACCCAAATACAATGGCTCTGGTATGGCACTGAATCTTTGCCTATGGCGGGACGGAACCAATGCCTTGTGGGAGGATGCTGGTTCCTATGGTCTCAGTTCCTGGGCAGGCAGTTTTATTGCAGGAATAACCAACCATGCCCCGGCCATTACTGCAGTGGCAAACCCTTTGGTAAATTCCTACAAGAGACTTGGGAATTCCAATTTGGACCGTGTGTTAAAAGGCTGGTCTGAGGGCAATCGTAACTCCATGATTCGTGTGCCAGGACAGCGGGGTAACGATACCAGGATTGTTTGGAGAAGCCCCGATGCCACCTGTAATCCATATTTAGCCCTGTGCCTTGTTATGCAAGCTGGCCTAGCAGGGATTGAACAGAATTTACCCCTACCCACATCACTGGATGAAGATACCTTTGATCACCGCGTACCAAGAAACCTAGGTGAAGCCTTGGATGCTTTGATGCAGGATGCGTTTGTCAAAGGAATCCTGGGTGAAGTCATTTTTAAACGCTATATGGATTTTAAAAAGCAGGAATGGGAAGAATTCCATAACCATGTTCATCCCTGGGAGATTGAGAAATATCTAACTAATTATTAA
- the gltB gene encoding glutamate synthase large subunit: MSTIAIPPKQGLYDPNFEHDACGIGFVANIKGKKTNDILHKALTILINLDHRGGQGAETNTGDGAGILMQIPHGFFGKECDKLGIHLPPAGQYGVGMLFLTNEPSALKNCQQKLEQIIREEGQSLLGWREVPVDNTMIGESAKSAQPYILQVFIGANPEIKDNLSFERKLYVIRKRAEKSINQCGLTEGESAYFASLSSRTIVYKGMLTPEQLDQFYLDLKDPTIEIALALVHSRFSTNTFPSWERAHPYRYLIHNGEINTLRGNVNWLHARQAICQSELFGEDMEKILPVIDQEGSDSAIFDNCMEFLHLSGRSLPHTAMMMIPEPWSFHESMSEEKKAFYEYHSCLMEPWDGPAAIAFTDGKVIGASLDRNGLRPSRYYVTKDDMIILASEVGVLDIDPENVAYKERLQPGRMLLVDTEEGRIISDEELKQQIASQHPYGQWIDQYMVNMEDLPEIGKDTKQDFGPIIQRQQAFGYTHEDLVKTLQPMAEKGLDPVGAMGNDASLAVLSEKPQLLYSYFKQLFAQVTNPPIDAIREEIVTAIGTTLGSEKNLIKPEPDSCRRIRIKTPILSNEELEKLRHIQVEGFKATTLPILYRVAKGSTGLKEALTTLFEAADSAIAKGTNILILSDRQIDKEHAAIPALLAVSGLHHHLIRKGTRTRVSLLLETGEPREVHHFAVLLGYGASAINPYLAIETLKDMVNRGYLTEIGPKDAIKNYIKAATKGIVKVMSKMGISTIQSYSGAQIFEAIGIHQSVIDQYFTWTPSRIGGIDLEAIAREVAMRHQRAYPEQQSPEIPLDSGSVFQWRADGEEHLFNPQSIYYLQQACRNSDYAVFKQYSQLLDEETKKSCTLRGQFKFKNQREHVPLDEVESVESICRRFKTGAMSFGSISKEAHECLAIAMNRLGGKSNTGEGGEDPARFIPDANGDSRRSAIKQVASGRFGVTSHYLVNADEIQIKMAQGAKPGEGGQLPGGKVYPWVAEVRGTTAGVGLISPPPHHDIYSIEDLAELIHDLKNANPRARINVKLVSEVGVGTIAAGVAKGRADVVLISGYDGGTGASPRTSMRDAGLPWELGVAETHQTLMLNNLRDRIVVETDGKLMTGRDVVIAALLGAEEYGFATAPLVAMGCVMMRVCNLDTCPVGIATQNPELRKNFQGKPEYVMNFMQFIAREIREIMAGLGFRTINEMIGRTDVLEVDEAVDHWKRKGLDLSTLLYQPKGTETAVRYCITTQDHRLEKSLDMQQLLEICKPALEEGKPVEATLPIRNINRVVGTILGSEVSRRYGAAGLAENTIRLKFMGSAGQSFGAFVPKGITLTLEGDANDYVGKGLSGGKVIVYPPHNSTFVPEKNIIIGNVAFYGATSGEAYIRGVAGERFCVRNSGIRAVVEGVGDHGCEYMTGGRLVVLGSTGRNFAAGMSGGIAYVLDEEGTFNQRCNKEMVALEYLESVADIEEVKELIENHFQYTKSAVARRVLDNWENMLPKFVRVIPKDFKQMMNALELAYQNGLSGEEAVYQAFEQNKKS, encoded by the coding sequence GTGAGTACAATTGCAATTCCCCCAAAACAAGGCCTCTACGACCCAAATTTTGAACATGATGCCTGTGGTATTGGATTTGTGGCAAATATTAAAGGTAAAAAGACAAATGATATTTTGCATAAGGCTTTAACCATTCTGATAAACCTTGACCACCGGGGAGGACAGGGAGCCGAAACAAATACTGGGGATGGTGCCGGGATTTTAATGCAGATACCCCATGGTTTTTTCGGAAAAGAATGTGATAAACTGGGGATTCATCTACCACCTGCGGGCCAATATGGTGTTGGGATGCTTTTCCTGACTAATGAACCCTCTGCCCTAAAGAATTGCCAGCAGAAACTGGAACAAATTATTCGAGAAGAGGGCCAAAGTCTGTTAGGTTGGCGGGAAGTACCGGTAGATAATACGATGATTGGCGAATCAGCAAAATCTGCACAACCGTATATACTTCAGGTTTTTATTGGAGCTAATCCAGAGATTAAGGATAACCTGAGTTTCGAGCGAAAGCTTTATGTTATTAGAAAACGTGCAGAAAAGAGCATCAACCAATGCGGACTGACAGAAGGCGAAAGCGCTTACTTTGCCAGTTTGTCCTCCAGAACCATTGTTTATAAAGGAATGCTCACTCCCGAACAGTTGGATCAGTTTTATTTAGACTTAAAGGATCCGACTATTGAAATTGCCCTGGCATTGGTGCATTCGCGGTTTAGCACCAATACTTTTCCCAGTTGGGAACGGGCTCACCCCTATCGCTACCTCATCCACAACGGTGAAATAAATACCCTCCGGGGAAATGTGAACTGGTTGCATGCCCGCCAAGCCATATGCCAGTCAGAGTTGTTTGGGGAGGATATGGAAAAGATTTTACCGGTTATTGATCAGGAGGGTAGTGATTCAGCTATCTTTGATAACTGTATGGAGTTTCTTCACCTTTCCGGTCGATCCTTGCCTCATACTGCGATGATGATGATACCAGAACCTTGGTCCTTCCATGAAAGTATGAGTGAAGAGAAAAAAGCATTTTATGAATACCACAGCTGTCTGATGGAGCCCTGGGATGGCCCTGCGGCCATAGCCTTTACCGATGGCAAAGTGATTGGAGCTTCTCTGGATCGCAATGGTTTGCGGCCCTCCCGGTACTATGTGACTAAGGATGACATGATTATATTGGCATCAGAAGTGGGCGTTTTAGATATTGATCCTGAAAATGTAGCCTATAAAGAGCGTTTACAACCCGGGAGAATGTTGCTGGTGGACACCGAAGAGGGCAGAATTATTAGCGATGAAGAGTTAAAACAGCAGATCGCTAGCCAGCATCCCTATGGTCAGTGGATTGATCAATACATGGTTAATATGGAAGATCTGCCGGAGATTGGTAAGGACACGAAGCAAGATTTTGGACCTATTATTCAACGGCAGCAGGCCTTTGGTTATACCCATGAAGACCTAGTTAAAACCCTACAGCCGATGGCTGAAAAGGGTCTTGATCCGGTGGGAGCCATGGGTAATGATGCTTCATTGGCTGTGTTGTCAGAAAAACCCCAGCTTTTATATAGTTATTTCAAGCAGTTGTTTGCCCAGGTAACCAATCCGCCCATTGATGCTATCCGGGAGGAAATCGTTACAGCCATTGGTACCACCCTTGGCTCAGAAAAGAACCTAATTAAACCTGAGCCAGACAGTTGCCGTAGGATTCGAATCAAAACCCCTATTTTGAGTAATGAAGAACTGGAAAAGCTTCGTCATATCCAGGTAGAAGGATTTAAAGCCACTACTCTCCCGATCCTCTATAGGGTTGCGAAGGGAAGCACGGGACTTAAAGAGGCGCTGACCACCCTTTTTGAAGCAGCCGACTCTGCCATTGCCAAGGGTACCAATATACTGATTTTGTCAGATCGCCAAATAGATAAAGAGCATGCGGCCATACCAGCCCTTCTGGCGGTGTCTGGTTTGCATCACCATTTAATTCGGAAAGGTACACGTACCAGAGTAAGCCTTTTGCTGGAAACCGGAGAACCCAGGGAAGTTCATCATTTTGCAGTGTTACTGGGGTATGGTGCCAGTGCTATTAACCCTTACCTAGCCATTGAAACCCTCAAAGATATGGTAAACAGAGGATACCTTACTGAAATTGGCCCCAAGGATGCCATTAAGAATTACATCAAAGCAGCCACCAAGGGTATTGTTAAGGTTATGTCCAAAATGGGTATTTCAACCATTCAAAGTTACAGTGGTGCACAAATTTTTGAGGCCATTGGCATTCACCAATCGGTTATCGATCAGTACTTTACCTGGACACCCTCCAGAATTGGCGGGATTGATTTAGAAGCCATTGCCAGGGAAGTGGCAATGCGTCACCAACGGGCATATCCAGAACAGCAGAGTCCAGAAATACCCCTTGATTCCGGCTCCGTTTTCCAGTGGCGGGCTGATGGCGAAGAGCACCTGTTTAATCCGCAAAGTATTTACTATCTCCAACAGGCCTGCCGCAACAGCGACTATGCCGTCTTTAAGCAATACTCGCAATTGCTGGATGAAGAAACGAAAAAGAGTTGTACCCTCCGGGGACAGTTTAAATTTAAGAATCAGAGAGAGCATGTCCCCCTCGATGAGGTAGAATCGGTAGAATCCATCTGCCGCCGTTTTAAGACTGGTGCTATGTCCTTTGGATCCATCAGTAAAGAGGCCCATGAATGTTTGGCCATTGCTATGAACCGCCTTGGTGGTAAAAGCAACACAGGTGAAGGCGGGGAAGATCCAGCCCGTTTTATTCCAGATGCCAATGGGGATTCCAGACGCAGTGCCATTAAGCAGGTGGCATCCGGTCGCTTCGGTGTGACCAGCCACTATTTAGTAAATGCTGACGAGATACAAATTAAAATGGCCCAGGGAGCAAAACCTGGTGAAGGCGGTCAGTTACCCGGCGGTAAAGTATATCCCTGGGTTGCAGAAGTAAGGGGTACCACAGCAGGGGTAGGACTGATTTCACCGCCTCCACACCATGATATTTATTCCATTGAGGATCTGGCAGAGTTGATTCATGATCTCAAAAATGCCAACCCCAGGGCCAGAATCAATGTGAAGTTAGTTTCTGAGGTGGGAGTTGGTACCATTGCTGCGGGTGTAGCAAAGGGAAGAGCCGATGTGGTATTGATTAGTGGATATGACGGGGGCACCGGTGCCTCACCGAGGACCAGTATGAGGGATGCAGGATTACCCTGGGAATTAGGAGTGGCAGAAACCCACCAAACCCTGATGCTTAATAATCTTCGGGATAGAATTGTTGTGGAAACCGATGGTAAGCTGATGACTGGGCGGGATGTGGTTATTGCTGCATTGCTGGGTGCAGAAGAGTATGGTTTTGCCACTGCACCTCTGGTTGCCATGGGTTGTGTCATGATGCGGGTTTGCAATCTTGATACTTGTCCTGTGGGTATTGCTACCCAGAACCCTGAACTGCGCAAGAATTTTCAAGGGAAACCTGAATATGTCATGAATTTTATGCAGTTTATCGCCCGGGAAATTAGGGAAATTATGGCTGGTTTAGGCTTCCGTACCATTAACGAGATGATTGGCAGAACAGATGTTTTAGAGGTGGATGAAGCGGTTGATCACTGGAAGAGAAAAGGTTTGGATCTGTCAACCCTACTTTATCAACCGAAGGGGACTGAAACCGCGGTAAGATATTGTATCACTACACAGGATCACAGATTAGAGAAGTCCTTGGATATGCAGCAGCTTTTAGAAATATGCAAACCTGCTTTGGAAGAAGGCAAACCAGTGGAAGCAACTTTACCCATTCGCAATATAAACAGGGTAGTGGGTACCATTCTGGGAAGTGAAGTCAGCCGGCGTTACGGTGCTGCAGGATTGGCTGAGAATACCATTCGGTTAAAATTTATGGGTTCTGCAGGTCAGAGTTTCGGGGCCTTTGTGCCCAAGGGTATTACCCTTACCCTAGAGGGAGATGCCAACGACTATGTCGGTAAAGGACTTTCCGGTGGCAAAGTCATTGTCTATCCTCCACATAATTCTACCTTTGTGCCAGAGAAAAATATTATTATCGGTAATGTTGCTTTCTATGGTGCAACATCTGGAGAAGCCTATATCCGTGGTGTGGCCGGTGAAAGATTTTGTGTCAGAAACAGTGGAATTCGTGCCGTTGTGGAAGGCGTTGGCGACCACGGCTGTGAGTATATGACTGGTGGCCGATTGGTGGTTCTTGGTTCAACGGGTAGAAACTTTGCCGCTGGTATGTCTGGTGGTATCGCCTATGTTCTGGATGAGGAAGGAACCTTTAACCAGCGCTGCAACAAGGAAATGGTGGCTCTGGAATATTTAGAGAGTGTTGCTGACATTGAAGAGGTTAAAGAATTAATAGAAAATCATTTCCAATATACCAAGAGTGCTGTTGCCCGGCGAGTACTGGACAACTGGGAGAACATGTTGCCTAAGTTCGTACGTGTTATTCCAAAGGATTTTAAACAAATGATGAATGCACTGGAATTGGCTTACCAGAATGGACTAAGTGGTGAAGAGGCTGTTTATCAGGCATTTGAACAAAACAAAAAAAGCTAA